One Planctomycetota bacterium DNA window includes the following coding sequences:
- a CDS encoding HAD-IA family hydrolase has product MLKAVFFDIDDTLHSTSEFAVRARKNSVSAMIKAGLHVPHASLVKELDEVIREFSSNYEHHFNKLLLRVPKRCYEGVNPAIIVAAGVVAYHETKFRALNPFPDVIPMLRRLAKTDLIRGIISDGLEIKQSEKLIRLGILPYLTPAAIFLSDQIGISKPNPKLYQRVCAELDISPEEAVYVGNHPLLDIDPPNKIGMITVLVRKVDKYALIKGKTKPRYSIKNFNELISILRKHYQIAC; this is encoded by the coding sequence ATGCTCAAAGCCGTTTTCTTTGATATAGACGATACGTTGCATTCCACCTCTGAATTTGCCGTGCGCGCCAGGAAAAACAGCGTATCCGCGATGATTAAAGCCGGTTTGCATGTCCCGCATGCTTCCCTTGTAAAAGAGCTTGATGAGGTTATCAGGGAGTTTTCTTCGAATTATGAGCATCATTTCAATAAACTGCTTCTTCGGGTGCCTAAACGTTGTTATGAGGGGGTAAATCCGGCAATTATCGTGGCGGCCGGAGTGGTTGCTTATCACGAGACCAAATTCCGCGCGCTTAATCCTTTCCCGGATGTTATTCCAATGTTGCGCCGTTTGGCCAAAACAGACCTTATCCGCGGGATTATTTCCGACGGGCTGGAAATAAAACAATCGGAAAAACTCATCCGCCTGGGGATTTTACCGTATTTGACGCCTGCCGCGATTTTCCTTTCGGACCAGATAGGCATTTCCAAACCTAACCCAAAATTATACCAGCGCGTTTGTGCGGAACTGGATATTAGCCCGGAAGAGGCCGTTTACGTGGGTAATCATCCTTTGCTTGATATCGATCCGCCTAATAAAATAGGCATGATAACCGTTCTTGTCCGGAAAGTGGATAAGTATGCTTTGATTAAGGGTAAAACAAAACCGCGCTATTCTATTAAAAACTTCAATGAACTTATTTCTATTTTACGCAAGCATTATCAAATAGCCTGTTGA